In Streptomyces sp. NBC_00414, a single window of DNA contains:
- a CDS encoding TlpA family protein disulfide reductase — protein sequence MTGLVVCVLVLAAASAYGVLNRRRSGRVGVRGRDGGKRLGAAELGEDLGERATLVQFSSAFCAPCRATRRVLGEVAELVPGVRHVEIDAEARLALVRELDILKTPTVLVLDADGHIVRRATGQPRKADVIAALGEAVGTP from the coding sequence ATGACCGGACTTGTGGTGTGTGTGCTGGTGCTCGCGGCGGCGAGCGCCTACGGAGTGCTGAACCGACGGCGGAGCGGGAGAGTCGGAGTGCGTGGGCGGGACGGTGGAAAGCGGCTGGGTGCGGCCGAGTTGGGCGAGGACCTGGGCGAGCGGGCCACCCTCGTCCAGTTCTCCAGCGCATTCTGCGCACCCTGCAGGGCGACCCGCAGGGTGCTCGGCGAGGTGGCCGAGCTGGTCCCGGGCGTGCGGCACGTCGAGATCGACGCCGAGGCCCGCCTCGCACTCGTCCGCGAACTGGACATCCTCAAGACGCCGACCGTGCTCGTGCTCGACGCCGACGGTCACATCGTGCGCCGCGCGACCGGGCAGCCGCGCAAGGCGGACGTGATCGCCGCGCTCGGTGAGGCGGTCGGAACCCCCTGA
- a CDS encoding endonuclease/exonuclease/phosphatase family protein gives MPRHSRVTRRLGLKTALTAAVALPLSSTALSRSPASAADRRGHLEVMSFNLRYASTAEPNSWAVRRPVTRELLRREPLHVIGTQEGLYQQVLDIATDLGAHYDWIGTGRAGGSRDEFMTVFYDTRRLAPVAYDHFWLSDTPDVIGSNTWGGGSIRMVTWVRFRDLRDGQREFHFLNTHLDNASQNARARAAALISERIAGLDRSLPLVVTGDFNVAAHRNPVYDTMLGAGLVDTWETAAERSRLYATFHGYRPLVPDGDRIDWILATPGVSAHRASINTFSVDGQFPSDHLPVQASLTLG, from the coding sequence GTGCCCCGTCACAGCCGAGTCACGCGCCGCCTGGGACTCAAGACCGCGCTCACCGCCGCGGTCGCCCTGCCCCTGTCCAGTACGGCGCTCTCCAGGTCGCCCGCCTCGGCGGCGGACCGCCGTGGCCACCTGGAGGTCATGTCCTTCAACCTGCGCTACGCGAGCACCGCCGAACCCAACAGCTGGGCCGTGCGCCGTCCCGTCACCCGTGAACTGCTGCGCCGGGAACCGCTCCACGTCATAGGCACCCAGGAAGGGCTCTACCAGCAGGTGCTCGACATCGCGACGGACCTCGGCGCGCACTACGACTGGATCGGCACGGGCCGCGCGGGCGGCAGCCGGGACGAGTTCATGACGGTGTTCTACGACACCCGCAGACTCGCCCCGGTCGCCTACGACCACTTCTGGCTCTCGGACACGCCCGACGTGATCGGCTCGAACACCTGGGGCGGGGGCTCCATCCGCATGGTGACCTGGGTCCGCTTCCGCGATCTGCGGGACGGTCAGCGGGAGTTCCACTTCCTCAACACCCACCTCGACAACGCCAGTCAGAACGCACGCGCGCGTGCCGCCGCCCTGATCTCCGAACGGATCGCCGGACTCGACCGTTCCCTGCCGCTGGTGGTGACCGGCGACTTCAACGTCGCCGCCCACAGGAACCCGGTCTACGACACGATGCTGGGCGCCGGGCTCGTCGACACCTGGGAGACGGCGGCCGAGCGGAGCAGGCTGTACGCCACGTTCCACGGCTACCGGCCCCTGGTCCCGGACGGCGACCGCATCGACTGGATCCTCGCCACACCCGGCGTGAGTGCGCACCGGGCGTCGATCAACACCTTCTCCGTGGACGGACAGTTCCCGAGCGACCACCTGCCCGTGCAGGCGTCGCTGACCCTGGGCTGA
- a CDS encoding electron transfer flavoprotein subunit alpha/FixB family protein produces the protein MAEVLVYVDHVDGAVRKPTLELLTLARRLGDPVAVALGAGAANTAATLAEHGAVKVLTDEAAEYADYLVVPKVDALQAAVEVVSAAGSLAAVLVPSSAEAKEIAARLALRIGSGVITDAVDVEAGDEGPVATQSVFAASYSTRTRVSKGTPVITVKPNSAPVEAAPAAGAVEALSVTFSAQATGTKVTGRTPRESTGRPELTEAAIVVSGGRGVNGSENFAVIEALADSLGAAVGASRAAVDAGWYPHTNQVGQTGKSVSPQLYIANGISGAIQHRAGMQTSKTIVAVNKDAEAPIFDLVDYGVVGDLFEVVPQLTEEIKTRKG, from the coding sequence ATGGCTGAAGTTCTCGTCTACGTCGACCACGTGGACGGCGCCGTCCGCAAGCCCACCCTGGAACTGCTGACGCTGGCCCGCCGCCTCGGCGACCCGGTCGCCGTCGCGCTCGGCGCTGGCGCCGCGAACACCGCCGCGACGCTCGCCGAGCACGGCGCCGTCAAGGTGCTCACCGACGAGGCCGCCGAGTACGCGGACTACCTCGTCGTACCGAAGGTGGACGCGCTGCAGGCCGCCGTCGAGGTGGTGTCCGCCGCGGGCTCCCTCGCCGCCGTGCTGGTCCCCTCGTCCGCAGAGGCCAAGGAGATCGCCGCCCGTCTCGCGCTGCGCATCGGCTCGGGTGTCATCACCGACGCCGTCGACGTCGAGGCCGGCGACGAGGGCCCGGTGGCCACCCAGTCGGTGTTCGCCGCCTCGTACTCCACCAGGACCCGGGTGTCCAAGGGCACCCCGGTCATCACCGTCAAGCCCAACTCGGCTCCCGTCGAGGCCGCCCCGGCCGCCGGCGCCGTCGAGGCGCTGTCCGTGACCTTCTCCGCGCAGGCCACCGGCACCAAGGTGACCGGTCGCACCCCGCGCGAGTCGACGGGCCGCCCGGAGCTGACCGAGGCCGCGATCGTGGTTTCCGGCGGCCGTGGCGTCAACGGCAGCGAGAACTTCGCCGTCATCGAGGCGCTCGCCGACTCCCTCGGCGCGGCCGTCGGCGCCTCGCGCGCCGCCGTGGACGCCGGCTGGTACCCGCACACCAACCAGGTGGGCCAGACCGGCAAGAGCGTGTCCCCGCAGCTGTACATCGCCAACGGCATCTCCGGCGCGATCCAGCACCGCGCCGGTATGCAGACCTCGAAGACGATCGTGGCGGTCAACAAGGACGCCGAGGCCCCGATCTTCGACCTGGTCGACTACGGCGTGGTCGGCGACCTCTTCGAGGTCGTCCCGCAGCTCACCGAGGAGATCAAGACCCGCAAGGGCTGA
- a CDS encoding transglutaminase family protein, translating to MELIQNNPDLSAYLAADEVIDHHHPAVREVAARLAGQVADSYTYAQAAFEFVRDTIPHSQDSGDLRVTWRASDVLEQGTGICFAKAHALAALLRAEDIPTAFCYQKFDVVHGLVAVRFNGAWHRQDPRGNKPGVDARFSLDGERLAFTPDPESGELDYPTLYAEPHPTVLDALRAAPDRPHLWKSLPTAL from the coding sequence ATGGAGCTGATCCAGAACAACCCCGACCTGTCCGCCTACCTGGCCGCCGACGAGGTCATCGACCATCATCACCCGGCGGTCCGTGAGGTGGCCGCACGGCTGGCCGGCCAGGTCGCCGACTCGTATACCTATGCGCAGGCCGCCTTCGAGTTCGTGCGCGACACCATCCCGCACTCGCAGGACTCCGGCGATCTCCGCGTCACCTGGCGCGCCTCGGACGTCCTGGAACAGGGCACCGGCATCTGCTTCGCCAAGGCCCATGCCCTGGCCGCCCTGCTGAGAGCCGAGGACATCCCGACGGCGTTCTGCTACCAGAAGTTCGACGTGGTGCACGGGCTCGTCGCGGTCCGGTTCAACGGCGCCTGGCATCGGCAGGACCCCCGGGGCAACAAACCGGGCGTGGACGCCCGGTTCTCCCTCGACGGCGAGCGCCTGGCCTTCACGCCCGACCCGGAGTCCGGAGAACTGGACTACCCGACGCTGTACGCCGAACCGCACCCGACCGTCCTGGACGCCCTCAGGGCCGCCCCCGACCGCCCACACCTGTGGAAGTCACTTCCGACAGCACTCTGA
- a CDS encoding GNAT family N-acetyltransferase: MHTVPDGLTFRDAVDSDVDALVALIESAYRGDSSRAGWTTEADILEGQRTDPEGVLAVIKSPESRLLTVERDGVVVACCQLEHRGTHAYFGMFAVSPALQGAGLGKVIIAEAERLAKETWGATEMHMTVISVRDDLIAWYERRGYRRTGKMTPFPYGDERFGVPQRDDLQFELLAKPLA, encoded by the coding sequence ATGCACACCGTTCCCGACGGACTGACCTTCAGAGACGCCGTCGACTCCGATGTGGACGCTCTCGTCGCACTGATCGAGTCGGCCTACCGGGGGGACTCCAGCCGGGCCGGCTGGACCACCGAGGCGGACATCCTGGAAGGGCAGCGGACGGACCCGGAAGGTGTCCTCGCGGTCATCAAGTCGCCCGAAAGCCGTCTGCTGACCGTCGAGCGCGACGGCGTGGTGGTCGCCTGCTGCCAGCTCGAACACCGCGGTACGCACGCCTACTTCGGCATGTTCGCGGTCAGTCCCGCACTCCAGGGCGCGGGCCTCGGCAAGGTCATCATCGCCGAGGCGGAGCGGCTGGCGAAGGAGACCTGGGGCGCCACCGAGATGCACATGACCGTGATCTCCGTACGCGACGACCTCATCGCCTGGTACGAGCGGCGCGGCTATCGCCGTACGGGAAAGATGACTCCCTTCCCGTACGGCGACGAGCGGTTCGGCGTCCCGCAACGTGACGACCTGCAGTTCGAGCTCCTGGCGAAGCCGCTCGCATAA
- a CDS encoding electron transfer flavoprotein subunit beta/FixA family protein produces the protein MSLRIVVTVKYVPDATGDRHFAEDLTVDRDDVDGLLSELDEYAVEQALQIADEADDAEITVLTVGPEDAKDALRKALSMGADKAIHVEDDDLHGTDAVGTSLVLAKAIEKAGYDLVISGMASTDGTMGVLPALLAERLGVPQVTLLSEVSVADGVVKGRRDGDTASEQLEASLPAVVSVTDQSGEARYPSFKGIMAAKKKPVQSWDLEDLEIEADEVGLEGSWTSVDSATERPARTAGTIVKDEGEGGKQLAEFLVGQKFI, from the coding sequence GTGAGCTTGAGGATCGTTGTCACTGTTAAGTACGTGCCCGACGCCACTGGCGACCGGCACTTCGCCGAGGACCTGACCGTCGACCGTGACGACGTGGACGGCCTGCTGTCGGAGCTCGACGAGTACGCGGTCGAGCAGGCCCTGCAGATCGCCGACGAAGCGGACGACGCGGAGATCACCGTGCTGACCGTGGGCCCCGAGGACGCGAAGGACGCGCTGCGCAAGGCGCTGTCCATGGGCGCGGACAAGGCCATCCACGTCGAGGACGACGATCTGCACGGCACCGACGCGGTGGGCACCTCGCTGGTGCTGGCCAAGGCGATCGAGAAGGCCGGTTACGACCTGGTCATCTCCGGCATGGCCTCCACCGACGGCACCATGGGCGTGCTCCCGGCCCTGCTCGCCGAGCGCCTGGGCGTCCCGCAGGTCACGTTGCTCTCCGAGGTCTCCGTCGCGGACGGCGTCGTCAAGGGCCGCCGTGACGGCGACACCGCCTCCGAGCAGCTTGAGGCCTCCCTCCCCGCGGTCGTGTCGGTCACCGACCAGTCGGGCGAGGCGCGTTACCCGTCCTTCAAGGGCATCATGGCCGCCAAGAAGAAGCCGGTGCAGTCCTGGGACCTGGAGGACCTGGAGATCGAGGCGGACGAGGTCGGTCTCGAAGGCTCCTGGACCTCGGTCGACTCCGCCACCGAGCGCCCCGCGCGCACCGCGGGCACGATCGTCAAGGACGAGGGCGAGGGCGGCAAGCAGCTCGCCGAGTTCCTGGTGGGCCAGAAGTTCATCTAG
- a CDS encoding lysophospholipid acyltransferase family protein — MAELAYRPAIGLAQTLFKAWDLKIDLKGTENIPRTGGAVLVSNHISYLDFIFDGLAALPQKRLVRFMAKESVFRHKISGPLMRNMKHIPVDRKQGETAYAHALDSLRSGEIVGVFPEATISQSFTLKSFKSGAARMAQEAGVPLIPMAVWGTQRLWTKGHPRNFRRSHIPINIRVGEAIEASRDKYAGAITRQLRERVQELLEAAQRAYPVRPKGPDDTWWMPAHLGGTAPTPEEVKASEAR; from the coding sequence ATGGCTGAGCTTGCCTACCGTCCCGCCATCGGTCTCGCCCAGACGTTGTTCAAGGCCTGGGACCTGAAGATCGATCTCAAGGGGACGGAGAACATCCCGCGCACGGGCGGTGCGGTGCTGGTGAGCAACCACATCAGCTATCTCGACTTCATCTTCGACGGTCTCGCCGCCCTGCCGCAGAAGCGCCTGGTCCGCTTCATGGCCAAGGAGTCGGTGTTCCGTCACAAGATCTCCGGCCCGCTGATGCGCAACATGAAGCACATCCCCGTGGACCGCAAGCAGGGCGAGACGGCGTACGCGCACGCGCTCGACTCGCTGCGCTCCGGTGAGATCGTCGGCGTCTTCCCCGAGGCCACGATCTCCCAGTCGTTCACGCTGAAGAGCTTCAAGTCGGGTGCCGCGCGCATGGCGCAGGAGGCGGGCGTCCCGCTGATCCCGATGGCCGTGTGGGGTACGCAGCGACTGTGGACCAAGGGCCACCCGCGCAACTTCAGGCGCAGCCACATCCCGATCAACATCCGCGTCGGCGAGGCGATCGAGGCCTCCCGCGACAAGTACGCGGGCGCGATCACCCGGCAGCTGCGCGAGCGCGTACAGGAGCTCCTGGAAGCTGCGCAGCGCGCCTATCCCGTACGCCCCAAGGGCCCGGACGACACCTGGTGGATGCCGGCCCATCTCGGCGGCACGGCACCGACCCCCGAAGAGGTGAAGGCCTCCGAGGCCCGCTGA
- a CDS encoding flavin reductase family protein, producing the protein MTATPDLSTSRLASPDLLRSVFRQHAAGVAVITARGDEGPVGFTATSLASVSAEPPLISFGIGTGASSWPAISRTDHVGVHVLGEHQQELAATFARSGADRFGEPTAWREGPEGVPVLDDVLAWLVCRIVTRVPAGDHRVVLAEVLLGDPAGAGRPLLYHQGRFNALRE; encoded by the coding sequence ATGACGGCCACGCCCGATCTCAGCACTTCCCGACTCGCCTCCCCGGACCTGCTCCGCTCCGTCTTCCGGCAGCACGCGGCCGGTGTCGCGGTGATCACCGCGCGCGGCGACGAGGGTCCCGTGGGCTTCACCGCCACCTCGCTCGCCTCGGTGTCCGCGGAGCCCCCGCTGATCTCCTTCGGTATCGGCACCGGCGCCTCCAGCTGGCCGGCGATCTCCCGGACGGACCATGTCGGTGTCCACGTACTGGGCGAGCACCAGCAGGAGCTGGCGGCGACCTTCGCGCGCAGCGGCGCCGACCGGTTCGGCGAGCCCACCGCCTGGCGGGAGGGCCCCGAAGGCGTTCCCGTCCTCGACGACGTCCTCGCCTGGCTCGTGTGCCGGATCGTCACCCGCGTGCCCGCCGGGGACCACCGTGTCGTCCTGGCCGAGGTGCTGCTCGGGGACCCCGCCGGTGCCGGGCGCCCACTGCTGTACCACCAGGGGCGGTTCAACGCGCTGCGGGAATGA
- a CDS encoding DUF6421 family protein, protein MTEILVQVSAEERIPPRSRVVSHPAWPVLKDAVERIRPWQSKDGSIDFDAESAPDPADADLAVRRVMDAVQELSPLVAHDAAYHEALVKDLRRWADGGFKVPDFLDSLLAFQPAAHREDGLEHLVLFPMYTQNGNPDRNFEAVVLRMVWPDWLADLERTRYDNPLFCGITFEDFTAGYDTNSAVLFPETIAVREAPERFSWGGIFCDREAARFRKVTEAAVDTLGLELPDDIRELVGDQARCEQAFVLWDMVHDRTHSHGDLPFDPFMIKQRQPFWMYGLEELRCDLTAFREAVQLEADGFPQGRDVQYAVLFDRMFRFPVTGDRVRNYDGLGGQLLFSYLHKHDVVRWTDNKLFIDWQRAPQVTNQLCAEIEKLYRDGIDRPKLVHWFAAYDLVSQYLAPHPGSRWAKGPDALDVTLPPRKLVDEVLPDEFPLSMFYEALSKKLKNVIASTRGITGASAERVAA, encoded by the coding sequence ATGACGGAAATTCTTGTGCAGGTCAGTGCGGAGGAGCGGATTCCTCCCCGGAGCAGGGTGGTGAGCCACCCGGCCTGGCCCGTGCTCAAGGATGCCGTGGAGCGGATCCGGCCATGGCAGTCCAAGGACGGGTCGATCGACTTCGACGCCGAGAGCGCCCCCGATCCGGCGGACGCCGACCTGGCGGTGCGCCGGGTCATGGACGCCGTACAGGAGCTGTCCCCGCTCGTCGCGCACGACGCCGCGTACCACGAGGCGCTCGTCAAGGACCTGCGCCGGTGGGCCGACGGCGGCTTCAAGGTGCCCGACTTCCTCGACTCGCTACTGGCCTTCCAGCCCGCGGCGCACCGCGAGGACGGCCTCGAACACCTGGTCCTCTTCCCCATGTACACGCAGAACGGGAATCCGGACCGCAACTTCGAAGCGGTCGTCCTGCGCATGGTCTGGCCCGACTGGCTGGCCGATCTTGAGCGCACCCGCTACGACAACCCGCTGTTCTGCGGCATCACCTTCGAGGACTTCACGGCCGGTTACGACACCAACTCGGCCGTCCTCTTCCCGGAGACCATCGCCGTGCGCGAGGCCCCGGAGCGGTTCAGCTGGGGCGGCATCTTCTGCGACCGCGAGGCCGCCCGCTTCCGCAAGGTCACGGAGGCCGCCGTCGACACGCTCGGCCTCGAACTGCCCGACGACATCCGCGAGTTGGTAGGCGACCAGGCGCGCTGCGAGCAGGCCTTCGTCCTGTGGGACATGGTCCACGACCGCACCCACAGCCATGGCGACCTGCCCTTCGACCCCTTCATGATCAAGCAGCGCCAGCCGTTCTGGATGTACGGCCTGGAGGAGCTGCGCTGCGACCTCACCGCCTTCCGGGAGGCCGTGCAGCTGGAGGCCGACGGCTTCCCGCAGGGCCGCGACGTGCAGTACGCGGTGCTGTTCGACCGGATGTTCCGCTTCCCCGTGACCGGCGACCGCGTCCGCAACTACGACGGCCTCGGCGGGCAGCTGCTCTTCTCCTACCTTCACAAGCACGATGTCGTCCGCTGGACCGACAACAAGCTGTTCATCGACTGGCAGCGCGCCCCGCAGGTCACCAACCAGCTGTGCGCCGAGATCGAGAAGCTGTACCGCGACGGCATCGACCGTCCGAAACTGGTCCACTGGTTCGCCGCGTACGACCTGGTGTCCCAGTACCTCGCCCCGCACCCCGGTTCCCGCTGGGCCAAGGGCCCCGACGCCCTCGACGTGACGCTGCCGCCGCGAAAACTGGTGGACGAGGTGCTTCCGGACGAGTTTCCCCTGAGCATGTTCTATGAGGCACTCTCCAAGAAGCTGAAGAACGTGATCGCCAGTACCCGGGGCATCACCGGTGCGAGTGCCGAGCGGGTGGCCGCGTGA
- a CDS encoding threonine aldolase family protein codes for MNPPKTDARRRHDPQVRGFASDNYAGAHPEVLAALALANGGHQIAYGEDDYTGHLQQVIRGHFGAGAEAFPVFNGTGANVVALQALTDRWGAVICAESAHINVDEGGAPERMGGLKLLTVATPDGKLTPELIDRQAYGWDDEHRAMPQVVSITQNTELGTVYTPDEVRAICDHAHRHGMKVHLDGARIANAAASLDVPMRAFTNAVGVDVLSFGGTKNGALFGEAVVVLNRDAVSHMKHLRKLSMQLASKMRFVSVQLEALLAKDLWLRNARRANEMAQRLAEGVRAVHGVEILHPVQANAVFARLPHDVSKRLQKRYRFYFWDEAAGDVRWMCAFDTTEDDVDGFLAALKEEMAG; via the coding sequence GTGAACCCGCCGAAGACGGATGCCCGGCGGCGCCACGACCCGCAGGTGCGCGGCTTCGCCAGTGACAACTACGCGGGGGCCCACCCCGAGGTGCTCGCCGCGCTGGCCCTGGCCAACGGCGGGCACCAGATCGCGTACGGCGAGGACGACTACACCGGCCACCTCCAGCAGGTGATCCGCGGCCACTTCGGCGCGGGTGCCGAGGCGTTCCCCGTCTTCAACGGCACGGGCGCCAACGTCGTGGCACTGCAGGCGCTCACCGACCGCTGGGGGGCGGTGATCTGCGCGGAGAGCGCGCACATCAACGTCGACGAGGGCGGCGCCCCCGAGCGCATGGGCGGGCTCAAGCTGCTCACGGTGGCCACGCCCGACGGCAAACTCACTCCCGAGCTGATCGACCGTCAGGCGTACGGCTGGGACGACGAGCACCGGGCGATGCCGCAGGTGGTGTCGATCACCCAGAACACCGAACTGGGCACCGTCTACACGCCCGACGAGGTCCGCGCGATCTGTGACCACGCCCACCGGCACGGTATGAAGGTGCACCTCGACGGTGCACGGATAGCCAACGCGGCCGCCTCCCTCGACGTACCGATGCGGGCGTTCACCAACGCGGTCGGCGTGGACGTCCTGTCCTTCGGCGGCACCAAGAACGGCGCGCTGTTCGGCGAGGCGGTCGTCGTCCTGAACCGGGACGCGGTCAGCCACATGAAGCATCTGCGCAAGCTGTCGATGCAGCTCGCCTCCAAGATGCGCTTCGTGTCGGTGCAGTTGGAGGCCCTGCTCGCCAAGGACCTGTGGCTGCGCAACGCCCGCCGCGCCAACGAGATGGCCCAGCGCCTCGCCGAGGGCGTGCGCGCGGTGCACGGTGTCGAGATCCTGCACCCGGTGCAGGCCAACGCGGTCTTCGCCCGGCTGCCCCACGACGTGAGCAAGCGCCTGCAGAAGCGCTACCGCTTCTACTTCTGGGACGAGGCCGCGGGAGACGTCCGCTGGATGTGCGCCTTCGACACGACCGAGGACGACGTCGACGGTTTCTTGGCGGCGCTCAAGGAGGAGATGGCGGGCTAG
- a CDS encoding VOC family protein — MVHVLSSRTLLRPADPERSRAFYGDKLGLPVYREFGTGPERGTVYFLGGGFLEVSGRSTEPPSPAVELWLQVADVRAAYEELVAAGVEVVRPPVTEPWGLVEMWLTDPDGTQIAVVEVPSDHPLRYRP, encoded by the coding sequence ATGGTGCATGTACTGAGCAGCCGGACCTTGCTCCGCCCCGCCGACCCCGAGCGTTCCCGCGCCTTCTACGGCGACAAGCTGGGGCTGCCCGTCTACCGGGAGTTCGGCACGGGCCCCGAGCGCGGCACCGTGTACTTCCTGGGCGGCGGCTTCCTGGAGGTCTCGGGCCGCTCCACGGAACCGCCCTCCCCCGCCGTCGAACTGTGGCTCCAGGTGGCCGACGTGAGGGCGGCGTACGAGGAACTCGTGGCGGCCGGCGTCGAGGTGGTCCGGCCACCGGTGACGGAGCCGTGGGGACTCGTCGAGATGTGGCTCACGGATCCTGACGGCACGCAGATCGCGGTGGTGGAGGTCCCGTCGGACCATCCGCTGCGGTACCGACCCTGA
- a CDS encoding glycerophosphodiester phosphodiesterase has product MNFLTIGHRGIMGVEPENTLRSFTAAQQAGLDLIELDLHLSKDGALVVMHDADVDRTTDGSGPIAEKTLAELRALDAGRGERVPVFEEVLDAVTAPLQAEIKDVAAARALAEVMNRRDLVGRVEVLSFHDEAVAEIARLVPGVRTALVASRYGIDVVERATAVGATTLVLNIRRLTLEVVERARKADLRIIGWVVNTQDHLRLVRALELDGATTDYPEIKRTGRFTA; this is encoded by the coding sequence TTGAACTTCCTCACCATCGGTCATCGCGGAATCATGGGTGTCGAACCGGAGAACACCCTTCGTTCCTTCACCGCCGCCCAGCAGGCGGGCCTCGACCTGATCGAGCTGGATCTGCATCTGAGCAAGGACGGCGCACTCGTCGTCATGCACGACGCCGACGTGGACCGTACGACCGACGGTTCGGGTCCGATCGCCGAGAAGACCCTTGCCGAACTGCGCGCGCTGGACGCGGGACGCGGTGAGCGCGTGCCGGTGTTCGAGGAGGTCCTGGACGCCGTCACAGCCCCGCTCCAGGCCGAGATCAAGGACGTGGCCGCGGCCCGGGCACTCGCCGAGGTCATGAACCGGCGCGACCTCGTCGGCCGGGTGGAGGTCCTGTCCTTCCACGACGAGGCGGTCGCCGAGATCGCGCGGCTCGTGCCCGGCGTCCGTACGGCGCTGGTCGCCAGCCGCTATGGCATCGATGTCGTCGAGCGGGCGACCGCGGTCGGCGCCACCACCCTGGTGCTGAACATCCGGCGGCTCACCCTGGAGGTCGTCGAGCGCGCGCGCAAGGCCGATCTGCGGATCATCGGCTGGGTCGTGAACACCCAGGACCATCTGCGGCTGGTCCGCGCCCTGGAGCTGGACGGCGCGACCACCGACTACCCGGAGATCAAACGCACCGGTCGCTTCACGGCGTGA
- a CDS encoding DUF4395 domain-containing protein — protein MNIDARGPRFGAAVTTVVLAAVLITGSAWLLAWQTLAFALGAVGGVGRSPYGLLFRKVVRPRIGPPTEFEAPEPPRFAQAVGLGFAVVGLLGYTVGPEWLGLAATAAALAAAFLNAAFGYCLGCEMYLLVRRVAVRAE, from the coding sequence ATGAACATAGACGCACGAGGGCCGCGCTTCGGAGCTGCCGTGACGACCGTGGTCCTGGCGGCCGTACTGATCACCGGCAGCGCCTGGCTGCTGGCCTGGCAGACACTGGCGTTCGCGCTCGGCGCGGTGGGCGGCGTCGGCCGTTCCCCGTACGGCCTGCTGTTCCGCAAGGTCGTCCGTCCGCGGATCGGGCCGCCGACGGAGTTCGAGGCGCCCGAGCCGCCGCGGTTCGCCCAGGCGGTCGGACTCGGGTTCGCGGTGGTGGGTCTTCTCGGCTACACGGTGGGCCCCGAATGGCTGGGGCTCGCCGCGACCGCGGCGGCGCTCGCGGCGGCGTTTCTCAACGCGGCGTTCGGGTATTGCCTCGGGTGCGAGATGTACCTGCTCGTACGGCGGGTGGCGGTTCGCGCAGAGTAA
- a CDS encoding SDR family NAD(P)-dependent oxidoreductase — protein MGNGNGGALSGAVIAVAGAGGPVGRATLLRLAEAGAVVVGSDNDPERLAEAVDAARYAHGGATVVGDTVDLLDRDSAKEWAARTEKEFGRVDGLVHLVGGWRGSETFTKTSLDDWDLLELLLIRTVQHTSLAFHEALQRSDRGRYVLISAAGAGKPTAGNAAYAAAKAAAEAWTLAMADYFRKAGISEGAEGPTSAAAILVVKALVHDAMRAERPNAKFAGFTDVKDLAEAITGVWDKPAPEVNGKRLWLTDKP, from the coding sequence ATGGGGAACGGCAATGGCGGGGCACTGAGCGGCGCTGTGATCGCGGTGGCGGGCGCGGGCGGTCCGGTGGGCCGGGCGACCCTGCTGCGGCTCGCCGAGGCCGGGGCCGTGGTCGTCGGGTCCGACAACGATCCGGAGCGACTGGCCGAGGCCGTGGACGCGGCCCGCTACGCCCACGGCGGCGCCACCGTCGTCGGCGACACGGTCGACCTGCTCGACCGGGACTCGGCCAAGGAGTGGGCCGCGCGCACCGAGAAGGAGTTCGGGCGCGTCGACGGCCTGGTCCACCTCGTCGGCGGCTGGCGCGGCAGCGAGACCTTCACCAAGACCAGCCTCGACGACTGGGACCTGCTGGAGCTGCTGCTCATCCGCACCGTGCAGCACACGTCCCTCGCCTTCCACGAGGCCCTGCAGCGCAGCGACCGCGGCCGGTACGTCCTGATCAGCGCCGCCGGCGCCGGCAAGCCCACCGCGGGCAACGCCGCGTACGCCGCCGCCAAGGCCGCCGCCGAGGCGTGGACACTGGCCATGGCCGACTACTTCCGCAAGGCGGGGATCTCCGAGGGCGCCGAAGGACCGACGTCCGCGGCGGCCATCCTCGTGGTGAAGGCACTGGTGCACGACGCGATGCGCGCCGAGCGCCCGAACGCGAAGTTCGCGGGATTCACGGACGTCAAGGATCTGGCCGAGGCCATCACCGGTGTCTGGGACAAGCCCGCCCCCGAAGTGAACGGAAAGCGTCTGTGGCTGACCGACAAGCCGTGA